The following are encoded together in the Marmota flaviventris isolate mMarFla1 chromosome 18, mMarFla1.hap1, whole genome shotgun sequence genome:
- the Znf865 gene encoding zinc finger protein 865 isoform X1 translates to MVMEGDEAVGMWAWPWATVVTKSQFEKTKWSRQEGESICVTIWAWRRTPVIPATLDDEAGLPSPHLPEMEANPAGSSAGGGGSSGIGGEDGVHFQSYPFDFLEFLNHQRFEPMELYGEHAKAVAALPCAPGPLPQPPPQPPPPQYDYPPQSTFKPKAEAPSSSSSSSSSSSSSSSSSSSSSSSSSSSQAKKPDPPLPPAFGAPPPPLFDAAFPAPQWGIVDLSGHQHLFGNLKRGGPASGPGVAPGLGAPAGAPGPLPAPSQTPPGPAAGAACDPTKDDKGYFRRLKYLMERRFPCGVCQKSFKQSSHLVQHMLVHSGERPYECGVCGRTYNHVSSLIRHRRCHKDVPPAAGGPPQPGPPLPQLGLPVPTASAAAAVPTTVSSGPPATPSAPATSGDANTAPTAPAGVGVPPPSTAGGEGPFACPLCWKVFKKPSHLHQHQIIHTGEKPFSCSVCSKSFNRRESLKRHVKTHSADLLRLPCGICGKAFRDASYLLKHQAAHAGAGSPRPVYPCDLCGKSYSAPQSLLRHKAAHAQPAASEASKDGAASVPQPPPTFPPGPYLLPPDPPTTDSEKAAAAAAAVVYGAVPVPLLGAHPLLLGGAGTSGAGSSGTSVPGKTFCCGICGRGFGRRETLKRHERIHTGEKPHQCPVCGKRFRESFHLSKHHVVHTRERPYKCELCGKVFGYPQSLTRHRQVHRLQLPCALAGATGLPTTQGATGACGPGASAASGGPSDGLSYACSDCGEHFPDLFHVMSHKEAHMSEKPYGCDACGKTFGFIENLMWHKLVHQAAPERLLAPTPGGSQPPDGSSATDAASVLDNGLAGEVGAAVAALAGVSGGEDAGGAAVAGAGGGASSGPERFSCATCGQSFKHFLGLVTHKYVHLVRRTLGCGLCGQSFAGAYDLLLHRRSHRQKRGFRCPVCGKRFWEAALLMRHQRCHTEQRPYRCGVCGRGFLRSWYLRQHRVVHTGERAFKCGVCAKRFAQSSSLAEHRRLHAVARPQRCGACGKTFRYRSNLLEHQRLHLGERAYRCEHCGKGFFYLSSVLRHQRAHEPPRPELRCPACLKAFKDPGYFRKHLAAHQGGRPFRCSSCGEGFANTYGLKKHRLVHKAEGLGGPGAGAGALGKDA, encoded by the coding sequence GGTCTCCCTTCTCCCCATCTGCCAGAAATGGAGGCAAACCCGGCAGGCAGCAGCGCCGGGGGTGGTGGGAGCAGCGGCATCGGGGGCGAGGACGGGGTTCATTTCCAGAGCTACCCATTTGACTTCTTGGAATTCCTCAACCACCAGCGCTTCGAGCCCATGGAACTGTACGGGGAGCATGCCAAGGCCGTGGCAGCCCTGCCCTGTGCCCCCGGgcccctacctcagcctccgccccagcccccacctccccaATATGACTACCCACCCCAATCTACTTTCAAACCCAAGGCGGaggctccttcctcctcctcctcctcctcctcctcctcgtcctcttcctcctcctcctcgtcgtcctcctcctcctcgtcgtCCTCTTCTCAAGCCAAGAAGCCAGATCCGCCCCTGCCACCCGCTTTTGGGGCCCCTCCGCCTCCGCTCTTTGACGCTGCCTTCCCTGCCCCACAGTGGGGCATCGTTGACCTCTCGGGGCACCAGCACCTGTTTGGAAACCTGAAACGAGGAGGGCCTGCTTCTGGGCCGGGGGTAGCACCTGGGCTGGGTGCTCCAGCAGGTGCACCCGGGCCACTTCCAGCCCCCTCGCAGACCCCACCAGGACCCGCCGCAGGGGCGGCCTGCGACCCAACCAAGGATGACAAGGGCTACTTCCGGAGGCTGAAGTACCTGATGGAGAGGCGCTTCCCCTGCGGTGTGTGCCAGAAGTCCTTCAAGCAGTCCTCGCACCTGGTGCAGCACATGCTAGTCCACTCCGGGGAGAGGCCTTACGAATGCGGCGTCTGTGGCCGCACCTACAACCATGTCTCCAGCCTCATACGCCACCGCCGCTGTCACAAGGATGTGCCACCAGCTGCCGGGGGTCCACCACAGCCCGGACCCCCACTCCCTCAACTGGGTCTCCCAGTCCCCACAGCCAGTGCAGCGGCTGCTGTCCCCACCACGGTTTCCTCTGGCCCCCCAGCCACACCTTCCGCGCCTGCCACCTCTGGGGATGCCAACACCGCCCCCACTGCCCCTGCAGGCGTTGGCGTGCCCCCTCCGTCCACTGCGGGTGGTGAGGGCCCGTTTGCCTGCCCACTCTGCTGGAAGGTGTTCAAGAAGCCCAGCCACCTTCACCAGCACCAGATCATCCATACGGGCGAGAAGCCCTTCTCCTGCTCCGTGTGCAGCAAGAGCTTCAACCGGAGAGAGAGCCTCAAGCGGCACGTGAAGACACACTCCGCAGACCTCCTGCGCCTCCCCTGCGGCATTTGCGGCAAGGCCTTCCGGGATGCCTCCTACCTCCTCAAGCACCAGGCGGCCCACGCGGGGGCGGGGAGCCCTCGGCCGGTGTACCCTTGCGACCTGTGTGGCAAGTCCTACTCAGCGCCGCAGAGCCTACTTCGGCACAAGGCTGCCCATGCCCAGCCTGCGGCTTCGGAGGCATCCAAGGACGGTGCTGCCTCTGTCCCGCAGCCCCCACCCACCTTTCCCCCTGGCCCCTACCTCCTGCCCCCGGACCCACCCACCACAGACAGCGAAAAGGCAGCAGCGGCTGCAGCCGCAGTGGTATATGGCGCCGTGCCAGTCCCACTCCTGGGTGCCCATCCGCTGTTGCTTGGTGGGGCAGGGACCAGCGGGGCTGGAAGCTCTGGCACCAGTGTCCCAGGAAAGACTTTCTGCTGCGGCATCTGCGGGCGTGGCTTTGGGCGCCGGGAGACCCTGAAGCGCCATGAGCgcattcacactggagagaagccccacCAGTGCCCCGTGTGCGGGAAGAGGTTCCGCGAGTCCTTCCACCTGAGCAAGCATCACGTGGTGCACACCCGCGAGCGGCCCTACAAGTGTGAGCTCTGCGGCAAAGTCTTCGGCTACCCACAGAGCCTTACCCGTCACCGCCAGGTTCACCGGCTGCAGCTGCCCTGTGCCCTGGCCGGGGCCACTGGCCTCCCCACCACCCAGGGTGCGACAGGAGCCTGTGGGCCTGGGGCTTCCGCCGCGTCTGGGGGGCCCTCGGATGGGCTAAGCTACGCCTGCTCAGACTGCGGAGAACACTTCCCAGATCTCTTCCACGTCATGAGCCACAAGGAAGCCCACATGTCAGAGAAGCCTTACGGCTGCGATGCCTGCGGCAAGACCTTTGGCTTCATCGAAAACCTCATGTGGCACAAGCTGGTCCACCAGGCTGCCCCAGAACGCCTGCTCGCACCCACGCCGGGTGGCTCCCAACCCCCTGATGGCTCCAGCGCCACTGATGCAGCCAGCGTGCTGGACAACGGGCTGGCGGGAGAAGTAGGGGCGGCTGTGGCAGCGCTAGCAGGAGTGTCTGGGGGCGAGGACGCTGGTGGGGCTGCAGTAGCCGGGGCCGGTGGAGGTGCCAGTTCGGGTCCTGAACGCTTTAGCTGTGCCACGTGCGGCCAGAGCTTcaagcatttcctgggcctagtGACTCATAAGTATGTGCACCTGGTGCGGCGGACCCTGGGCTGTGGCCTCTGTGGCCAGAGCTTCGCGGGCGCCTATGACTTGCTCCTGCACCGCCGCAGCCATCGGCAGAAGCGGGGTTTCCGCTGTCCGGTGTGTGGGAAGCGCTTCTGGGAGGCAGCTTTGCTGATGCGCCACCAGCGATGCCACACAGAGCAGCGGCCCTATCGCTGTGGTGTGTGTGGCAGAGGTTTCCTGCGCTCATGGTACCTGCGGCAGCATCGCGTGGTGCACACCGGTGAGCGGGCTTTCAAATGTGGCGTGTGCGCCAAGCGCTTTGCACAATCGTCTAGTCTGGCAGAGCATCGGCGGCTGCACGCAGTGGCTCGGCCCCAGCGCTGCGGTGCCTGTGGCAAGACCTTCCGCTACCGCTCCAACCTGCTGGAGCACCAGCGGCTACACTTGGGCGAGCGCGCCTACCGCTGTGAGCACTGTGGCAAGGGCTTCTTTTACTTGAGCTCTGTGCTGCGCCACCAGCGCGCCCATGAGCCCCCGCGGCCCGAGCTACGCTGTCCCGCTTGCCTCAAGGCCTTCAAGGATCCCGGCTACTTCCGTAAGCACTTGGCGGCCCACCAGGGTGGCAGGCCCTTTCGCTGCTCCTCCTGTGGGGAGGGCTTCGCCAACACCTATGGCCTGAAGAAACACCGTCTGGTGCACAAGGCCGAGGGCCTGGGGGGccctggagcaggggcaggagccCTGGGGAAGGACGCCTGA